The proteins below come from a single Azospirillum thiophilum genomic window:
- a CDS encoding ArsC/Spx/MgsR family protein produces MAEVIFYAMAGCPANAKQKQQLAAAGHALVERDLATADLTADGLRAFFGDKEVGSWFNRRAAAVKSGSVKPDALDEAGALAVLLADRDLIRRPLIQVGDRREAGFDPTILHAWIGLTSGESCDDKHARGQCDHGHQHFVKAPAA; encoded by the coding sequence ATGGCAGAGGTGATTTTCTACGCAATGGCCGGTTGCCCGGCGAATGCCAAGCAGAAGCAGCAACTGGCCGCCGCAGGCCACGCGCTGGTTGAGCGCGATCTTGCCACCGCCGACCTGACGGCCGACGGCCTGCGCGCTTTCTTCGGCGACAAGGAGGTCGGATCCTGGTTCAACCGCCGAGCCGCTGCGGTCAAGTCCGGCTCGGTCAAGCCCGACGCCCTTGACGAGGCTGGTGCGCTCGCCGTCCTGCTGGCCGACCGCGACCTGATCCGCCGCCCGCTGATCCAGGTCGGCGACCGCCGTGAAGCCGGCTTCGATCCGACCATCCTCCATGCCTGGATCGGCTTGACGTCCGGCGAAAGCTGCGACGACAAACATGCCCGCGGCCAGTGCGACCACGGGCACCAGCATTTCGTGAAGGCTCCGGCGGCCTGA